The genome window AATTTCAAAATCAGAGTTTATTTGATCAGAGAatgcttcttcatcttcaaatctcagttggtCATGTTCATTAAAATCTTCCAAGCCAgttatcttcttatcatcaaaagatACATGAATAGATTCTATGAccacccttgttctcagattataaactctgaaggcctttgttgacAGTGGATAGCCaataaaaattccttcatcagcttttaagtcaaatttggtcaactgttcaggatggCTTTTGAGAACAAAGCACTTGcaaccaaatatatgaaaatatgtcaggtttggttttctgcctttaaccatctcaaatggtgttttcccatgcttatttatcaaagttgcattctgtgtgaagcaagcagcctgcacagcttcagcccaaaaataggttggcaattttgcttcctccagcatggttcttgcagcttctactagagttctgttctttctttccactacaccattctgctgaggtgttccaggtgcagagaattcttgcttaattccatttgatttacagaactcttccattttagaattcttgaactcagtgccattatcactcctgatgatctttactacatctttagaaattttatcCAGTTGCTTGACATGTTCAGTCAGAAGAGaagatgtctcatccttgctgtgtagaaagtacacccatgtatatctggtatattcatcaacaatgaccagagtatatcttttctttgcaatggacatgatatttactagtccaaatagatcaacatgtagcagatgataaggctcaagaattgaggactcagttttacttttgaatgaggatttcctctgttttgctttttgACAAGGATCACAGAGGCCATCTGGTGTAAATACTGATTTGGGCAGTCCtcttacaagatctttcttcactaattcatttatattgttgaaattcaggtgagaaagtttcttgtgccaattcCAGCTATCTTCAACACTCTCTACCCAGTAAACAAATTGCAgagttatcagagtttaaaaaaagattggcttcatagatatttccatgtctgtatcccttcagaacaactttcccagtgtttttgctaaccacttcacagtgttcttcaaagaagttgacatgatatcctctatcatagatttgacttatgctgagcAAATTGTGctttaagtcctgagaccagagctacagattgaatgatgacatttccaagatttaTGTTCagatatcccaaagttttccctatgttgccatctccataagaaacatttgggccagccttctccacaaattctgatagcagtgctttatttcctgtcatatgtcctgagcatccactgtccagaactaggatgttcttcatgttgccctgcaatcacacaaaccactaatggttagttttaaggacctagacttgcttggatcctttgtccttgttaagtttgttaacactagagcggaagatttatcagagtttaaatcagagtttatgctaacagactttttaacagagtttGAACTTGgggaatcaatctttttcttcaaggaaggtttcaattcataataatcataatatagactatggtattccttacaagtgtaaatggaatgccacaaactaccacaatgaaaacaaggattttctgatCTAAATCTaacattcctagtcttaacttctgatttgggagacatagtgtttatgtccttattcttcctgcaaaaagaagcaagatggttaggatttccacagttatgacaagttttcctaggtgcaattggaataggcatgtagttattactttTGTTTATACCTACTTTTCcgtttctgtttttcctaggttcctgaatcctgttttcttgcttgacttccttgagcttatgcttaagttgtttctgagtcattaagtTTATGCAAGGTTGTAAAAATCAGAATTCGGTCCAACTCGGTTTGGTTCCAAAAAAATGAGTACACGGAACTCGggagagtactcggaatgagttatcggatacctaatcgggtatttttttaattaattttttctctcatatataggtatatactgattaataataaaattatctaataatattaatattttaataacacacttggaataatgaagttcaaataaaagttacttgtttgatagtttttgacataataatcattcacaagttttaatgataaaacacaTATGCGGtctaattaatgtcaaaattttgcaaaaaaagaacaaaacatatataaatttacgtttagtctcttttgaaataattttcaaataaaaaaataaaaaagatgataagccaaactcggatttgacctcgagtactcggagtcaaaccgagttttgaccgatttttttaataaatcggttttgaacccgattactcggaactcggatcgGACGAGGGGTAAAAAATGAGCactcggaatgagtactcggCCGACTCGGCGATTTTTAGAAGACTAATtttatgttaacctgtttaggtttATCAGTTTTTGACTTGTTCTGAATTTCTGATTTTGCAACAAATCTAACTGGTGTAACCTTAggtctttcaattttaatagtCTCTTGTTTTAATGACTCAACTTCAGTTTTATCTGTGTATCCCAATCCTTTCTTCCAATTTCCACTTCCTAAGATATTTTGAGTGGtttttcctgagttagtccatgtTCTTATTATCTCCTTTtctttagcaagttctgattcaagagtagcatttttctttaacagttcATTCTTAATGAAaatagagtcatctctttctttctgaacttccaacatctgaactagttctttctcaagataatcattccttttcttaacatctaagACTTCATATttcaatctttcattttctaaagtctgatctctataactgatATGCAAGCTTTTAAGGaataatcttaactcagttatatcttcagtgttaaaggcaagagtagaatgaggtaccttagtttcaacagcctCAGATCTGttatcagtgtttgccatcaaagCATAGTTGGCTTCTTCCTCAGAGtttgatgagtctgcccagcttcctttcttggtgataaaagcttgtccattttcattcttggctttcttgcactcagttgcaaaatgtcccttttcaccacaattgaagcaggtatacttagacttatcagcttttccagatttttcttccttgccttcattctttttgaagccTTCTGTCCTTCCTTGAAAATTTCTTTCCTTTATTGaaattcttgtaagccatcttcttgaagcttttagcCATCAAAGCTGccaactgcatcatctcagtatcactgtcctCAGAGTCTGAGAGAACATCAGAGtatgagtcatcatcagagtttgatgactcagtgtcAGTCTTTGTGACATGTGTTTTCCCTTTGTTCTTCAAAGCAGCTTCTCCTTGATTTTTTAGAGCAACAGGCTTAGGTTTCCCTCCATGTCTTTTATTtctctgttccatctcaagttcataggttTTCAGTCATCCAAAAATGTCAtcaagagacatctcttcaagatcatgattgtctcttatggtggttactttcaaatcccacttttcaggaagagccagtaggaatttgagatttgaatcttccaagtcatattctttatccaccaaagataagtcattcagcagcttgacaaatttgtcataaagatcagttaatgattcaccagtttttgaatcaaagtgttcatactcttgagtaagtatggtccttctgttcttttttatGGCtttagttccttgacatctgatttccaaggcatcccatatttcttttgcagttttgcatccaatcaccctattggacatagcattgtccagagcactgtgcagcaagtgcttcacctttgcatccttgctgattgatgagatgtcttcaggagtatagtccttcttttttttgggaatcatcttctgaggttcatctccaattGCAACAGAGAGTttggttggcatgtgtggaccatcataaatcttatccaagtattctggatctgtggcCTCCAGAAACATGACCATCTTCACTTTCTAGACAGGATACTCAGATGCCCtaaggaccggaaccctaattgactcatatctactatttgaagtttatgatttttcagacatgattgtgtgattaagatctcactgtaggtatatcaacagagctcgctctgataccacttgttaggccgaataaactcactatattattgtatatagtgaacacaatcaaaacacaaaacacaaataagaggataaattaactaaactcttattcacaaaacacaGTAGCTTAGaaatactctcttagtgatttataacttatcactaagagctgctgggttacaagaataatatgtTCGATATTCAACTCTCTTAGAGTAAACCCTaaactgtgtttatatacacagttacatgatatctactgattgatatataattatctgcttcctaaaataatctaatcagtagctatccttctgttgtcctgatctgcataatcttccttgatctttatcttccttgtttatccagatcttctcctagaaatcagccgcctgcaaactctgatcctagctaaactctgatccagctggcagtcgtcaaactctgatctctggctaaactctgatcttcatttctgcacactaaacaagttagatacctgtgacatcatcaattatgtAACATATCCTACTATGTTTACTTGTACTgcatttttggattttattactatttttgTTAGTCAGCAATCCTGAATGCGCCGTGCTTTGTTCAACGTTGCCATTCTTTCGTCTTTCGTATCCTTTTCCAATAAGAGGATTTGAGGAAATATATTCCTCATAAACTGAATTTGCATGCTGATTAACAGAGTGTTGACCATCACTCGTTATATTCTCGAATGTTAAATTTGAGTGGGAGTTGTTGTATTTCCTTGTATCATAAGGTGTATGACAATTTTCTGTCAAAAATGTTTAGAAATCTCAAATTCAGCAAACAATGCAGAAGAACTGTCAATGCTTTGTAAAATATTAGAATACATCACATTCATAATCACAATCACGAGTATTTAACCTTTGTTTGTATCACAATTCTTATTCAGACCGTGATAAGCTCCATTCCTCGACGCTAGCAAATTATAACCTGTACAATACAAAAAACTCCTACATCAGACAAACGATGGAAAATCATTAAGTTAGCAGAACACATGACAAATACTCATTGCCTTAATACCAGGTGTTTGTTGTGCAGCAGAGGTGCTAGTGGCATTCTGATGGCGAGAAATTCCAGCGTAACCTTTTTCACCCTGTGTATTAATGCATCTCGCACCTAGAAACGCTTCAAGGCCAGATTCCTCGCCTCGCCGTCTGAGCactaaacaaatttaattagaCAGACAACCGTTAGAATAGAAGAGCACGCCTGAGATTATCCACTGAGTCGATGAGTAGTACGATGGAAGGCAACGTACCTACACTAGAGGTCGACGAAGATAGACTAAGAGGTCGTTTCCGCCCTTTATTATAGTgtttatcataaaaattatcCCATCATCcacaaaattaaacaaaaaattgaaatagaatGAAAAGAATGGGAAGACTTTCATACCATCGCCTACTCGTGTCTGATGCTGCGAAGCTTGGCCTGAATTCATAGCGACTTCTTTTCACAAAAACGAATCATCAAAGGAGCACTGGAAAGGTGTGATCAAGCAAACACAGGACCTCTTgcattatttgaattttgaattatgtGATTGACAATGCAACGAAGGCATGTCCATATGTTAAAGTTTAAAACATTTACAAATTATGGAACAGATTGAGCAAACTTGATACTGCATTAACTCTCCTGCATGCACCTTTCCATATGTATCTTAAGTATATATGTAAAAAGCATTAGCAGTAATTTAAGATGTTGACTAATGTAATATTAACATTAACATTATTaacattaaaataaatcaagaaatattCAGCAGAGtacaaacaaatatacatacctattattaaatcaattaaataatatatacaaacgGGTAAACGGGTCGGAgcaggcaaaaaaaaaaaaagaaaattaccgAAGTACCCTTATTTTGTATTGTAAAAGCGAACTATCCGCTAGCGCTCATTAAGATAATATAGAAATATAGATTCATTATTTGGACAAAGATATATTCTTGGATAAAAATtgaatatgaaataaaatttaaatatacaataactAAACCTTTTcttgtaataaatttatatgcCATTTATTATTTCACAGctacaacaaataaaataatgcaaacaaaagaataaatataataataaatatgagtactaAGAGACATATtacaataatataatcatttcacaTAGATTTGGTATAATAGTAATGagagattgataaaataataatggaagagatttaacaaatgcatatatataacataataataaataataggtatgtatataatataattctatttgacaatcactaatatatttatatatatatatatatatatatatatatatatatatataataatattacggTGTGGTGCGATTTGAACCGCACTAGTAATATTTCAAACCGCAACCCACACTGCACCGCACTATTTGTGAAAAattaaaaccgcaaccgcattatgaaaattaaaaccgCGTTTTGTAGTACAGTTTGGTGCAGTGGATAGTTTACACGGtttggacagttttttatcacccgtgatatatatacataggcctgtaaacggatcagatttggatcggatctagctaaatccatatcctaatccatttaaatttatcggattcggatcggatcaggagtcggatattttacaagtcaatccatatccggtccactcggatcatggataatcggatcggagccccgatccactaaaaattatgaaatatattttttcaccgtgAACAATGTTTTAACTTTCATACAAAAAAAAGgtgatattttctagctatattaatacataaactttagcgtaataggtaaaaaaaactaataaagcagtatttaataaaaactttgttggttgttcctataaaaacttcaacacataattaatcaagtaaataaaaaaataataaataagttgcttaatactTTTGGAGGAAGTAAATTATGATTTGCTCCTCTATTGATAaggattaaaatcgataaatatgttttaaataCGGAACCATGTGATTGAGGAGGTTTTAAGTGGAAGAGTTAGCTCCTGTGTTTATACTCACTCTACATAAAAAAGAGTGATTATTAGATAAATCGGATAACAAGAGTGAGAGCCATATCAAGAATTAGGAGTGGCTGAtcgattataagaaaatatgatttaaggttttgtcttgtatctttagaaatttttattttgtatgtgatatattaataataatatattatattatattataatacaatataatataaaatatataatatataatatagttaagtatgaatcggatcggatcgttaacagatcggatttgatcatatccatatccattctttatcggaccggattattatcggatcggattattagcagatcggatttttttaataaggatccatatccatttatttaaccacggatcgggtcgggtcggatcggatatccgatccatttacaggcctaTATATACATCCATCGATCAGCTAAAAAGATTCTAACAGAAAATAGAAATGAATCCACTATACGTGGAGTAACTCCCCGTGTTGCGGTAAAAGCAACTGTATACACACCTACACCCATCCACAAGAAAAGAAAGGAGAAGCCAATACTGACTCTTATTCATTCATACACAATGGCTGCTCGTCTCTCTCTCACTTCATCTCCCTCTTCGGTGACGGCCGCTAACACTCGCCTGGACTCGCCCCCAATCACCACCTCCAGACTTTCTTTTTCCTCTCCTCTCCGATCATCTCCTATCATTTCTCAGTCTCATTATCCCTTCATCCACCgcgtaatctctctctctctctctctctctccccattTCAATACTCTTCTGTTATTTTAACTGTTATGCTTATATCTGCGTTTGTGACGCAGAATAAGTCGGTGATTAGACTGGCGAGGGGAAACTACAGCAGTACTGTGAGCTCCCCGAAATGTTTTGCTTCGAATATAGATCAACTCAAGAGTGCGAGAGAAGATATTAAACAGCTGCTCGAATCTACCTTCTGCCATCCTATTTTGGTAACAGACTTATTTACATGACTCTTAAATTCAAGTTGCAGTGTGATTTTGCTTGTTTGCGTATCTCTCTACTCAATTTTGTAAATGAATTTTGTTcaaatatagcataagatccatttCGGGCCTTCGTCTAACACCTTAAGGCTTTAGATGAACTGGTTATCAATATGGCATCAGAACTCTTATTTGGGGGAGGTCTTAATTTCGACTCTCCGTCACCCCTCACGATTTAATATGAACACGAAGGCATTAATTGCCCcaaagatgggcgcccgtgatTCACTCTTCAACCCAATCAACAAATTTCTTTACGTTAGAATTGTGGTTTGACCAAGAGAAGTGATTGAACGAGTGAATTTGCGGTTAAAAGCATCTGCTGGTTTTCTATTTACATAGTAATGCATTGCTATTGCTCATTGCAGGCGCTTTTGTGGTTTTAGAGTCTGAGGAGAtgatcttaaaatatattacctGATTGACTTTTTGTTGCCATATGCTCAATAATTTCAATGACTTAAGTTTTGAGTgttaatgatgatgacgaagccCTGGAGTTAAAATCCCTAAGAATATAGCGTACAAGTAACTTCTTCAAGTGTTTACATAGACTTGAACATGAGATCATATTCAAGATGACAATCATAGAATTGTGCAACCCATCACATTCTTCCCGAGGACAACAAATATTGTATTTTACTCCATCAAATCACAGACTCTGCGCTCAGGCATATTTAAAACATGGCAAGAGCATAACTGTCTCAGAAGTTTCAAGGTCTGAAATTTCAAAAATCAGAAGATTCAGTGGACATATTAACTCCAGGGACTGCTTTGGAGTCTTGGAAATTACAGGGGCTGCTTTGAAATTTTCTGAAACTTAGCAGTAGCTAATTGTAGTTTTGgacaatatataaaaagataaaatacgGTTACCCTTTTTTTACACAATCAGTCTCTAGTGGCCTCCACTGCCTtctcttatttttttcttctctttttcctCTAACCTTCTTCACCTACTCTACTAGTTTATTCTATCTGATGAACATTATTTGGGCGAACAGTAGGTATGAACAGTCCAAATAAACAGTTAATCCGGCAGTGAATCTGGCGATTACCATTTGATGCAGGACAACCGGTGAAAAAATGGGTGAACatagaacaatttttttttgttgttgcaaATATTAAGATCTTCCAACAATTAAGAAATCGATGGAGAAACCTAAGCTGCTGGTACCATGTGATGGAGGAAAAGCCGTAAAACAATGGAAATATGAACGAAGAACAAGAATAGCAGTGAACTTCAGTGGATTAACTGCAGAGAACCCACTGCCCCAAGAGTTTCTCAACTGCAGAAGGGAGAAAAAGCTATGTATATTAACCCATAAGAGGCACCCAATTCAATATTCAACAAGATTCCAGTAATCACTAATCAAGTCTAATATTGCTTATAGGGactataaactctgataaaaatataaCTTAATGGACCAAGTGGACTAGGGCCAGATAACGATTGGGCGTATTGTACAAGCTACTGCATATTGATAAACTAGTAGCTAGCCCCACATAAAACATATACGTAAATACGCTAATCTTCTGCTAATGATAATTAAACTCttcactaataaaaataaatactttattttGTTCCCATCATCCTTCATGTTATTGCTGTGCTGACACTGATATAAGTTGGAAACATAGAGCTCATGTACGAGTGTTTTTTATCCTCACAGGTTCGTTTGGGATGGCATGATGCTGGcacttttaacaaaaatattgagGAGTGGCCACAGAGAGGCGGAGCTAATGGAAGTTTAAGATTTGAAATTGAACAGAAACATGCGGCTAATGCTGGTATGTCAGATGTGATTCTTCTCTTAGTTATGAACTTGGTGGGAATTATTTTGCTTTACAAGCTGTATTACAGGGCTTGTCAATGCTGTCAAACTACTGCAGCCTATCAAAGACAAGTATCCAGGTGTGACTTATGCAGACCTATTCCAGTTGGCCAGTGCTACTGCTGTGGAGGTTGTCTTAATCTCTTGGTGTTCACCTTACCCATATACTATTTCCTTCCTTGGCCTTAATgatcttttttaaataattataggAGGCTGGAGGCCCTAAAATTCCTATGAAGTACGGAAGAGTAGATGCTTCTGGTCCTGAACAATGTCCAGAAGAAGGCAGACTCCCAGGTTAGTCCGCTTTAGGTTATATTCTCTGCATTTATCCTGTCCATTCAAATGTCAACATTAAATTTATTCCATGCTCGAAAACCGAATTGTACATTTGCAGCTGGATCATACTGCGAAACAagcaattaaacaattaatttgtatgtattttaggttatttgaaatattttaatgtttagtGTAGTAGAGTTACAAAAGGAGTTGTTTTCTATATTGAATTATGGCGGTGGATTAGTATTAGGAATTAGATAGCATTAGGAATATATTAGGTTTTTTTTGGGGTTATGAGCATTAAAGAAATTGAATATTTTCACCCACATACATGCCTTCGCAGAGGCTCAAACCCTAATCCTCTCCTAGACTTCAATACTAGGGATTAGAGTTCTCCACtgattggggggggggggggtaatttttcaatttttaaagttTTCAAATTAAATCCTGAAAATGACTCAAATTCAGAAATAGGCCAGAAATTGACTTAACGCCAGAAATTGACTTAAAGTCCGAGATAAaccagaaactgacttaaagccagaagttagtttgagttaCTTTTCAGTGACTTAAATTTCTTACACATTTCTTTGATAAAAGTTAccaataaatcacttttatttttattattacatttttaataccCCGTAAGTAATTagtaagtcaaaattacccaaacagacattttaaactcctAGGTTATTACATTaacgggttttatatcaaagtgcCCACCGAACTCGTTAAAATGTATCAAGGACCTACCCAATCTCCACGACGACTCATTTAACATACTAAAATcgttatatatatcatatatatcatgctgttattttttttttaatctcttaACAGAAAACATTAAGTCTATAACATTTCTTTTGTTGAGTTGTTAAGACACCTGGAAATGAGATTAATAAATAACACTGTGGTGATGATGTTCCTCAGGTCCAAAGATATAGTAGTGATAGATATAGTAGTGACAGGATTCAACAGAATCAACACTGTAGTACATGTAAAAAGAGGGGTCACAGGAAGAACAAATGTCCAGGAATTGGTGTTGGTGTAAAtggtcaaaattttaatattgaaaatGAAGCCGAAGGTGGACAGATTAGAGGTCAGATGGGTGAAAATGAGAATACAACTCATGGTGAACATGTATTTACTGAGAATGAAGGTCAAATGGGTGAAAAATGTAGTGCAAGTAATGAGGTTATTTGTAAAAGAATTGTTGCAAGAAGGAATAAATCGGAGATTAACGTTTTATGTTgaagagattaaaaaaaattaacagtctgatatatataatgattttagtATCTTAAATGATTCGTCGTGGAGATTGAGTAGGCACTTAATACATTTTAACGAGTTCGGTGGgcactttgatataaaacctTTACATTAACTCACATTAATTTATAAGTCACAAATTTGAGCTCAGCCAAACTGGCTCATAGAAATCAAATAGAAATCAGGAGAATGGGAAGAGTTGATTGCTCCGAGAATGGACACTGAGTTGGGCTTTGGAGGGGCCTGGGTGGGGTTGGGTTGGGTCCGCTGGGACTGGGGTGGGGCCTTTTGGGGGCTTTGGACGTGTCTTAAGCCCGCAGAAGACTTGTTGGGAGCCTGCACGAGGCTCTAGTGGGCCtggggtggattgagtgggctAGGGGGTGGAAAACatgtgggtgatgacatatagggatGGATGATGTCATATAGTGATGGTTTCTCTTGGTTtccatttaaattatttttatttgatcattagcctatatatatatatatacatatatatatataggctaatgatcaaatagaaaccactcttaaaataaaaactagaaaccaatacaagttagtgatattctcagtacaatttagtgatattctctttaggatttagtgatctgtgttgcaggaattagtgaaaacttgcagaaactgGCCAGAATCTCCAGATATGTTCTAGAAACTActtagaatctccagatctgttcacgtttttgattcagatggtggtgacggtggtggagatggagatggaggaaggatgattgtagcggaggtctgggcagcttgaagtagggggttggagcgttgccggaatagtggctgCTCCGCcacgttttgaagttgagccgaggtggagaaagaagtatgaatggagctgaaggaggttgaagcagcgaccaagatggggctggtgaagatggaggtggagattgtgttgttaaagaaataatggaggtggtggttgtggagggggcgggcggcatagaggtggtggtggttatggaggaggcgacgacggaggtggtgccagtggcggatgtggaggtggggttggtgaagatggaggtggggttggggttgtttaagaatttagtggtatttgctttaggatttagtgatatttcagcttggtttttagtttgtagaataaggaggtttctattggagtaagactatatatatatatatacacacacacacacagtatatatatatatatacagggtcctactccaatagaaactactagaatagaaactaaatggaaaccaatgcgattaagtagaatgatgcgggttttgggaccggggatggaccccgagatgggcctagacggggtctaagtggggcctaatagggccgggtcggggcctagtgggaccatggtggggccaaggtttggctctttaagactgtctggagcctgtccagggccTGTGGGGAGCCTTGGCGAGGCCTTAGAGGGCccgggtggattgagtgggggtgagggtgagccctaggtgggtgatgacatataggaggtgggtgatgacatatagggggtggataaggtcatttaggta of Daucus carota subsp. sativus chromosome 3, DH1 v3.0, whole genome shotgun sequence contains these proteins:
- the LOC108214806 gene encoding probable L-ascorbate peroxidase 6, chloroplastic/mitochondrial isoform X1, whose translation is MAARLSLTSSPSSVTAANTRLDSPPITTSRLSFSSPLRSSPIISQSHYPFIHRNKSVIRLARGNYSSTVSSPKCFASNIDQLKSAREDIKQLLESTFCHPILVRLGWHDAGTFNKNIEEWPQRGGANGSLRFEIEQKHAANAGLVNAVKLLQPIKDKYPGVTYADLFQLASATAVEEAGGPKIPMKYGRVDASGPEQCPEEGRLPDAGPPSPAAHLRDVFYRMGLNDKEIVALSGAHTLGRSRPERSGWGKPETKYTKDGPGAPGGQSWTAQWLKFDNSYFKDIKERRDADLLVLPTDAVLFEDPAFKVYAEKYAEDQKAFFEDYAEAHAKLSNGGAKFDPPEGFSLDAPRGPVPEKFSAAKYSSGKD